The genomic interval CCCGCCGATCGGCGGGCTTCGTCGTGATAGGGATGGCTTCACGATAGGCAAACGAGATCACACACCGAAAGTTCTATCTGCTCTTTCGCCACCTACGGTTTTCTTCGGATGCTTCGGTTTCCGCTTGTACGCCGTGTCCGGTTCGATTACCTTGGGCGGTTTCTTCGGCAGCGGAATCCGCGGCTTGGGTTTCCTGGTCTTGTCAATCTTCGGTTCGGGACTCATTTTCGTTTCGACAGTGGAACCCGGAGGATGTTCTCGCCTCGGTCATTATCCGGCAGCACCCGCACCAAAAACTCGCCGATGTTATCGAGCAGTATCGTCACCTGATTCCATAGAAACTGCCAGCCGTTGCCGATCCCGCGCGCCATGACGTATCCCAGATTCGTGAAGGCACCCGCCATGTCGGTGCGCGTCGTGTCAGGTGTCATCCGATCCCAGACGCTTGCCAACATCGGTTCCGTCGTACTCGGCAAGAATGTTCTGTCAATCGTCAGGCTGTCGCGCCTGATGACCGAATCGGCTGATTCCGGCGAGGTCTGGGCGAGCGACAAGCCGGCCAATACCAGGAGTAGAAACGTGACGATGCACGCTCGCATGAAACTCACGCCGGAAAATCGAGACCGTATTCGGGAACGATCACTCCGATGTCGGGTGGCTGCTTGTCTCTCCAGTATTCCAAAGCGAGTCTCGCAAGATGTTTCACTTGAGGGTGGCTGGTGGTTGGTTTGCTGGGAAGGAAGCTCTCAATTTGCGCGCGCACCTCATCGTTCAATTTCGCCAAACCTGGGCCGATCAAGACCATTTCGCCTGCGAGCTTGCCGCGTAAGTCCTCGTGCGGCACGACGGCATGATCAGAGACGATTTCCAGTGAATTCGTGGCAAACGCACTCCAGTGAACCGCGTTCCGTCGCGCGGGCGAGATGACTGCCACGCTCTTTCTATCGCCCAAATAGTTCGCGGCAATGACCTTCAGAGAAGAAATGGGAAATATCTTTAGTTCTGCGCCGCGCGCAAGTCCTTTGGCGAAGGCGTAGCTCACGCGCAGGCCGGTGAACGAACCGGGGCCGCTGCCGAGGGCGATCCCGGTGAGCGCGCGCGGCTCGATCGGCCATTCGCCGAGCAGCTCGCGGACTTCCTCGGCCAAGCGGTCGCGGTCCGCAAGCGTGCGTTCGATGAATCGCTCGGCCGATTCGTAGAGGCCGATTACCGTCGTGTCGGTGGAAGCTTCAAGACAGAGCAGCATCGCTTTTCCGTTTCACGGTAATTCGGCGGCGCGTATCGCCCTCGGATTCAATCGTAATCTCAATCGTTTCCGGCGGCAGTAGTTCGCGCACTTTCTCGGCCCATTCGATGACCAGGACTCCGTCCCGTTCGAAATACTCCTCGAGTCCCATCGCACGGAAAACGGTTGCGTCTTCAATGCGATACAGATCGGCATGGAACAACTTGACTCGTCCCGCGTATTCGAGAACGTAGTTGAAGGTTGGGCTGATGATTTCTTCGCGCACCGACAGCCCCCGCCCGATCCCCTTGGCGATTACCGTCTTGCCCGCGCCCAGTTCACCGTAGAGAGCCACGACCGCACGGGACTCCAACGTTCGTGCGAAGTCCGCAGCCCAGAGGAGAGTTTCAGCAGGAGAATACGTGAGGATTTCAGTTTCTGTCATCCAAATATGTCGCACTGTCGTGCGCGGCTACGAAAGCAAAGACACGACACAATGAATTGTGTCGCTACAATATTGTTCGCTGTGAGTATGGGTCGGCTGTAAGCAGCCGACACTGCGGAAAGGCGGGCACGATAAATCGGCCCCTACGACTCTTCATCCGTCATCCCTCATTTCTCATCCTTCATCGCTCATCGTTTATCGCTTATCCCTTGCCTTCCATCGTCACCACCGGCATCACCATCTCTTCGAGCGAACAGCCGCCGTGGAGGAAGGCGTCCTTGTAGAGCGCGAGGTACTTGTGGTAGTTGGTGGGATAGACGAAGTAGTTTCCCTCGCGGGCGATGATGTAGCCGATGTTGAGTCCGCGTTGCGGCAAGCGGAACCTTTCAGGCTTGGACACGACGATGGCCTGCCGCTTGTCCACCTTCAGATTGCGGCCGTGCTTGAACCGTAGACTGGTGGAAGCCTCGCGGTCGGAAACGACCTTCGCTCCCTTGGTGACGCGAATCGAGCCGTGATCCGAGGTCACCACCACCGTCCACTTTTGCTTGGCGAACGCTTGCAGGATCTGCCTGAGACTCGAATGCTCGAACCACGCCCGCACGACGGTGCGATAGCCGGCTTCGTGGGGAATCATCTCGCGGATAACTTC from bacterium carries:
- the tsaE gene encoding tRNA (adenosine(37)-N6)-threonylcarbamoyltransferase complex ATPase subunit type 1 TsaE yields the protein MTETEILTYSPAETLLWAADFARTLESRAVVALYGELGAGKTVIAKGIGRGLSVREEIISPTFNYVLEYAGRVKLFHADLYRIEDATVFRAMGLEEYFERDGVLVIEWAEKVRELLPPETIEITIESEGDTRRRITVKRKSDAALS
- the tsaB gene encoding tRNA (adenosine(37)-N6)-threonylcarbamoyltransferase complex dimerization subunit type 1 TsaB — translated: MLLCLEASTDTTVIGLYESAERFIERTLADRDRLAEEVRELLGEWPIEPRALTGIALGSGPGSFTGLRVSYAFAKGLARGAELKIFPISSLKVIAANYLGDRKSVAVISPARRNAVHWSAFATNSLEIVSDHAVVPHEDLRGKLAGEMVLIGPGLAKLNDEVRAQIESFLPSKPTTSHPQVKHLARLALEYWRDKQPPDIGVIVPEYGLDFPA